Proteins encoded by one window of Myripristis murdjan chromosome 1, fMyrMur1.1, whole genome shotgun sequence:
- the LOC115367838 gene encoding Kv channel-interacting protein 2-like isoform X3 — translation MDQRKRRYQRLLKMARHFYRWLTGTLSTGNPSAKPNKKTIKQRFLKLLPCCRSGSSPSINQNSVTDDGELSTVCYRPEGLDHLMQQTNFSKKELQILYRGFKSECPSGAVNEETFKNIYSQFFPQGDSSMYAHFLFEAFDTKNNGSISFEDFVMGLSIILRGSITDKLNWAFNLYDLNKDGCITKEEMTDIMRSIYDMMGKYTYPCMKDSAPKEHADNFFRKMDKNNDGVVTIEEFLETCQKDENIMQSMHMFDNVI, via the exons ATGGACCAGCGCAAGAGGAGGTACCAGAGACTCCTGAAAATGGCCCGACACTTCTACCGCTGGCTGACTGGCACCCTGTCAACAG GTAACCCATCagccaaaccaaataaaaagaCCATTAAGCAGAGGTTCCTCAAACTGCTCCCCTGCTGTCGCTCTGGCTCCAGCCCCTCGATCAATCAAA ACAGTGTGACTGATGATGGCGAACTATCCACCGTGTGCTACAGACCAGAAGGGCTGGACCACCTCATGCAGCAGACCAACTTCAGCAAGAAAGAGCTGCAGATCCTCTACCGCGGCTTCAAAAGT GAGTGCCCCAGCGGTGCGGTGAACGAGGAGACGTTCAAAAACATCTACTCGCAGTTCTTCCCTCAGGGAG ATTCCAGTATGTATGCTCACTTCCTATTTGAAGCCTTTGACACTAAAAACAACGGGTCGATCAGCTTTGAG GACTTTGTTATGGGCCTGTCCATCATCCTGAGAGGCTCCATCACTGACAAACTCAACTGGGCTTTCAATCTGTACGATCTCAATAAAGACGGCTGCATCACCAAAGAG GAGATGACAGACATCATGCGCTCAATCTACGACATGATGGGGAAATACACTTATCCTTGCATGAAGGACAGCGCTCCCAAGGAACACGCTGACAATTTCTTCCGG AAAATGGACAAGAACAATGATGGCGTAGTCACCATTGAGGAGTTCCTGGAGACTTGCCAAAAG GACGAGAACATCATGCAGTCCATGCACATGTTTGACAACGTCATCTAA
- the LOC115367838 gene encoding Kv channel-interacting protein 2-like isoform X2 has translation MDQRKRRYQRLLKMARHFYRWLTGTLSTDSVTDDGELSTVCYRPEGLDHLMQQTNFSKKELQILYRGFKSECPSGAVNEETFKNIYSQFFPQGDSSMYAHFLFEAFDTKNNGSISFEDFVMGLSIILRGSITDKLNWAFNLYDLNKDGCITKEEMTDIMRSIYDMMGKYTYPCMKDSAPKEHADNFFRKMDKNNDGVVTIEEFLETCQKDENIMQSMHMFDNVI, from the exons ATGGACCAGCGCAAGAGGAGGTACCAGAGACTCCTGAAAATGGCCCGACACTTCTACCGCTGGCTGACTGGCACCCTGTCAACAG ACAGTGTGACTGATGATGGCGAACTATCCACCGTGTGCTACAGACCAGAAGGGCTGGACCACCTCATGCAGCAGACCAACTTCAGCAAGAAAGAGCTGCAGATCCTCTACCGCGGCTTCAAAAGT GAGTGCCCCAGCGGTGCGGTGAACGAGGAGACGTTCAAAAACATCTACTCGCAGTTCTTCCCTCAGGGAG ATTCCAGTATGTATGCTCACTTCCTATTTGAAGCCTTTGACACTAAAAACAACGGGTCGATCAGCTTTGAG GACTTTGTTATGGGCCTGTCCATCATCCTGAGAGGCTCCATCACTGACAAACTCAACTGGGCTTTCAATCTGTACGATCTCAATAAAGACGGCTGCATCACCAAAGAG GAGATGACAGACATCATGCGCTCAATCTACGACATGATGGGGAAATACACTTATCCTTGCATGAAGGACAGCGCTCCCAAGGAACACGCTGACAATTTCTTCCGG AAAATGGACAAGAACAATGATGGCGTAGTCACCATTGAGGAGTTCCTGGAGACTTGCCAAAAG GACGAGAACATCATGCAGTCCATGCACATGTTTGACAACGTCATCTAA
- the LOC115367838 gene encoding Kv channel-interacting protein 2-like isoform X1, producing the protein MKSRSQDQSLSDSTELDRSYDPLTGNPSAKPNKKTIKQRFLKLLPCCRSGSSPSINQNSVTDDGELSTVCYRPEGLDHLMQQTNFSKKELQILYRGFKSECPSGAVNEETFKNIYSQFFPQGDSSMYAHFLFEAFDTKNNGSISFEDFVMGLSIILRGSITDKLNWAFNLYDLNKDGCITKEEMTDIMRSIYDMMGKYTYPCMKDSAPKEHADNFFRKMDKNNDGVVTIEEFLETCQKDENIMQSMHMFDNVI; encoded by the exons GTAACCCATCagccaaaccaaataaaaagaCCATTAAGCAGAGGTTCCTCAAACTGCTCCCCTGCTGTCGCTCTGGCTCCAGCCCCTCGATCAATCAAA ACAGTGTGACTGATGATGGCGAACTATCCACCGTGTGCTACAGACCAGAAGGGCTGGACCACCTCATGCAGCAGACCAACTTCAGCAAGAAAGAGCTGCAGATCCTCTACCGCGGCTTCAAAAGT GAGTGCCCCAGCGGTGCGGTGAACGAGGAGACGTTCAAAAACATCTACTCGCAGTTCTTCCCTCAGGGAG ATTCCAGTATGTATGCTCACTTCCTATTTGAAGCCTTTGACACTAAAAACAACGGGTCGATCAGCTTTGAG GACTTTGTTATGGGCCTGTCCATCATCCTGAGAGGCTCCATCACTGACAAACTCAACTGGGCTTTCAATCTGTACGATCTCAATAAAGACGGCTGCATCACCAAAGAG GAGATGACAGACATCATGCGCTCAATCTACGACATGATGGGGAAATACACTTATCCTTGCATGAAGGACAGCGCTCCCAAGGAACACGCTGACAATTTCTTCCGG AAAATGGACAAGAACAATGATGGCGTAGTCACCATTGAGGAGTTCCTGGAGACTTGCCAAAAG GACGAGAACATCATGCAGTCCATGCACATGTTTGACAACGTCATCTAA